CGATGAAGGACTCACCGTGGCTCTGGAAGTTGTTGCGGCCGGCGTCCCCGATACCGGACAGGTAGGTGAAATGGCCGTGCATCGTCTCGGCACGGAGGAACACACCCTTGCGGGGCGCGCCGCCGGCACGGATGAGCTTGAGGTGGTCGGCGAGCCCGGACTCGGTCCGCTCGGTGACATGCACCGCATTGTGCGTACCACCTTCCGGATTGAGCCCGTAGGCCTCCGCGACCGCCTCGACCAGGGTGGACTTGCCGGAACCGTTCTCGCCGACGAGCACGGTCACCGGGGAGAGGTCGAGACCGTGGTCGAGCAGGTCACGGACGGCGGGGACGGTGGCCGGCCAGCTGCGGCGGTCGGCGGGGTCGATGCCCAGCTCCTCGATCCGGCGGACCGGGAGGGGAAGACGGCGGAGCATGGCAGCCAGCCTAACGTGCGCGGCCGCGTCGGGGCAGTGGCCTGACCACCGGTGCGGTAACCTCAGCAGCCATGACGGACTTCATCACTTCACTGAACGACGGTTACTGGGGCGTGGTCGTCTGGATCCTCCTGGCCGCCGGCGTGTACTTCGGCGTCCGGACGGTGGTGGTGCAGCTCCGCCTGCTGCCCCACATGTTCCGGGCCGTCACCGAACAGCCCTACGAGGAGGACGAGATCCTCGCCGCCGGACGCGCCGAAGCCGGTCCGCAGAAGAGCATCTCCCCGTTCAAGGCGTTCACGATCTCCGCGGCGTCCCGCGTCGGCACCGGCAACGTCGCCGGTGTGGCGGTCGCCATCACCCTCGGCGGGCCCGGGGCGGTGTTCTGGATGTGGATGATCGCCATCCTCGGCGGGGCGACCGCCTTCATCGAGGCGACGCTGGCACAGCTGTACAAGACCCGCGACTACACCAGCAACGCCTACCGCGGCGGGCCCGCCTACTACATGACCCGCGGCCTGAACGCCCGCTGGCTCGCGGTCATCTTCGGGGTGGTCATCACCGTCACCTTCGGCTTCATCAACAACGCGCTGCAGACCAACTCCATCGTCAGCTCCGTCGGTACCTCGGTCGGCAGCGACGCCACCGCCCTGAAGGTCGTCATCGGGGTGGCCGTCGCCCTGCTCACCGCCATGATCGTCTTCGGTGGTGTGCAGCGGATCGCCTCGTTCACCCAGATCTTCGTCCCGTTCATGGCGATCGCCTACATCCTGCTCGGCCTGCTGGTCATCGGGATGAACATCTCCGACCTGCCCCGGGTGATCGGCGACATCGTCGGCGGGGCGTTCGGCCTCAGGGAATTCGCCGGGGCGACGGTCGGTGCCGCGTTCATGAACGGTATGCGCCGCGGCCTGTTCTCCAATGAGGCCGGCCAGGGGTCCGCACCGAATGCCGCGGGCACCGCGGCGGCGTCCCACCCGTGCAAGCAGGGACTGGTCCAGACCCTCGGCGTGTACTTCGACACGCTCATCGTGTGCTCGGTGACCGCCTTCATCATCCTGCTGTCGCACCCGACCTACGGCACCGAGGTCGAGGGGGCGAAACTCACCCAGGACTCGGTCGCCTCGCAGGTCGGCGACTGGGGCATCCATGCGGTGACCCTGATCCTGTTCTTCCTCGCCTTCTCCTCGGTGATCGGCAACTACTACCTCGCCCAGTCCAACGTGGAGTACTTCACGAAGAACCCGGTGGTGATGCTGGTGTTCCGGTCGCTGGTGGTGGTGTGCGTCTTCCTCGGCGCCCTGGTGGACGTGCCCGCGATCTGGGCGCTGGCGGACACCGGCGCGGCGACCATGGTGGTGCTCAACCTCTGTGCGCTGGTCCCGCTGTGCCCGGTGGTGCTCAAACTGCTGCGCAACTACCGGATCCAGAAGAAGCAGGGCCTCGACCCGGTGTTCCGCCGGTCGATGATCCCGGGACTGAAGAACGTGGAGTGCTGGGACGACAAGGACGAGACCTTCGACGCAGCCGACCCGGTCAGCCTGCGGGGGTAGGTGGGTCAGGCCCTTCGGGGGATGATGGGGCACATGGACATCGAGGTACGTCCGGCCACTGTCTTCGAGGACGTCGCCACGCTGGTCGGCCCGAAGAAGTCGCCGACGGCCAACGTGTGCTTCTGCCTGAGCTACCGGCTGCGCAGCAAGGAGAACAACGCCCTGCGCGGTCCGCAGCGCGGTGAACGGGTCCGGGAACTGTGTGCCGGGGATCCGCCGCCCGGGGTGGTCGCCTACCTGGACGGGGAACCGGTCGGGTGGGCTGCGGTGCACCCCAGGTCGGCGACGAGTTTCGCCGTGAACCGGCGGATCCCGCACATCGACGACCTGGACGTGTGGTCGCTGTGGTGCCTGCGGGTCCGCCCCGGGTACCGGAAGAAGGGGATCACCCGTCAGCTCATTGCCGGCGCGGTGGAGCATGCGCGGGCATCCGGGGCACCGGCGGTCGAGGCCTATCCGGTGGACAACGCGGGGGAGCGGGTGGACCTGACGATGGCCTACGTCGGGACCCGCCACATGTTCGAGGAGGCCGGGTTCACCCTCGCCTCGGAGACGACCTCGGTGCTCAACGGGTTCCCGCGCGTCCTCATGCGGCTGGATCTGCGGTGACCGGTGACGTCTGATACACAATCCGGGACATCCGTGCCACGGACCGACCGATTTGTGTATCCGTTGTCACCGCGACGGTGACCGGGCCGCCGACTAGGATCTTCGGCATGGACACCGCCGACACCACCGACCTCCCCGCCCGC
This is a stretch of genomic DNA from Corynebacterium nuruki S6-4. It encodes these proteins:
- a CDS encoding GNAT family N-acetyltransferase; amino-acid sequence: MDIEVRPATVFEDVATLVGPKKSPTANVCFCLSYRLRSKENNALRGPQRGERVRELCAGDPPPGVVAYLDGEPVGWAAVHPRSATSFAVNRRIPHIDDLDVWSLWCLRVRPGYRKKGITRQLIAGAVEHARASGAPAVEAYPVDNAGERVDLTMAYVGTRHMFEEAGFTLASETTSVLNGFPRVLMRLDLR
- a CDS encoding alanine/glycine:cation symporter family protein translates to MTDFITSLNDGYWGVVVWILLAAGVYFGVRTVVVQLRLLPHMFRAVTEQPYEEDEILAAGRAEAGPQKSISPFKAFTISAASRVGTGNVAGVAVAITLGGPGAVFWMWMIAILGGATAFIEATLAQLYKTRDYTSNAYRGGPAYYMTRGLNARWLAVIFGVVITVTFGFINNALQTNSIVSSVGTSVGSDATALKVVIGVAVALLTAMIVFGGVQRIASFTQIFVPFMAIAYILLGLLVIGMNISDLPRVIGDIVGGAFGLREFAGATVGAAFMNGMRRGLFSNEAGQGSAPNAAGTAAASHPCKQGLVQTLGVYFDTLIVCSVTAFIILLSHPTYGTEVEGAKLTQDSVASQVGDWGIHAVTLILFFLAFSSVIGNYYLAQSNVEYFTKNPVVMLVFRSLVVVCVFLGALVDVPAIWALADTGAATMVVLNLCALVPLCPVVLKLLRNYRIQKKQGLDPVFRRSMIPGLKNVECWDDKDETFDAADPVSLRG